ATTTTGGCAACTATGTGTGAATCATAGAGTACATGAATACAAATAAACATTACCAAATCCTTTAGACGTGTACGTATTTACAAAATTTAAATCGCAATTTCCGAAAGGGGAATGAATATGATAAAACTTGTACTTATTCGACACGGACAAAGTTTATGGAATTTAGAAAATCGGTTTACAGGATGGACAGATGTAGATTTATCCGAAAATGGATTACATGAAGCGCGAACAGCTGGTGCGATATTAAAAAAGAATGGCTATACATTTGATGTTGCATACACATCGGTATTAAAAAGGGCTATTCGGACATTATGGATCATTCTTCATGAGATGGACCTTGCTTGGGTTCCTGTACATAAATCATGGAAATTAAATGAAAGACATTACGGAGCATTACAAGGATTAAATAAGGATGAAACAGCTAAAAAATATGGAGAGGAGCAGGTTCATATTTGGAGACGAAGTACAAATGTAAGACCGCCAGCTCTTGCCGAAGATGATCCAAGATATGAAGTCACTGATCCAAGATATAAGCGATTAAAAAAAGGTGAGTTTCCACTGACAGAGTGCTTAGAGGATACGGAAAAAAGAGTACTAGAATTTTGGCATAAAGAAATTGCACCTATGCTATGCTCAAATCAAAAAGTCATTATATCATCGCACGGTAATACGATTCGCTCTCTCGTGAAGTATTTAGACCATCTTTCCGATGATGGAGTGGTTTCATTAAATATTCCTACTGGTATTCCGCTTGTTTATGAATTAGATGAGCATTTACATCCAATCCGTCACTACTATTTAAATATGGATGGTGAAGTACAAGAAGGTGTTATTCCAAAACACATTTCTTTTTAAAAATATTTTGAAAAAGTTGAAATACAGGCTTGTCTACATATAAAATGTAGATTCATTCTCTAAAAGACGTGGCTTCCTTCTTAGTATATGCGCGAGCAATTGTTTTAGAAGGTTGTCCATGTCTTTTGTCATAATCAAGACAAAAGAAGCATGTAATGATATCGTGTGAAGTTTTTGAATGGAGGGGGATGTGATTGACTGTCACTAGCGTTCGAATTGGCTTGTTTTTTCTTGTAATCTTTTTTTTATTTCTTATTTTCTTTTATTGGAGAAATGAAGAACGATACGAGGAAAGAAAACAACTTATTCGAAAGACGTGGTATGGTTTATTTATTACATCAGTCACAATGTATTTCATGATGAAAGGAATTGATTTAACCCTCTGGAAACATATTTTAATGGTTGTTGCGATGGTTGTATTTGTTGATATTGCATTTATTTTAACGCCAAATATTTCGGAAATCTGGGGCGCAAAGTTTAGTGATATTGGTAAGACAGTTCAATCGATTAAACGATCGCTTATTGCTTCAAAAGCAAGAGGAGAAATATATACAACACTTATTCAAAATGTAAATCCAGCTGCATTTGGTACGATGGAATGGGAAACAGATGCTGAGTATGCACGCAGTTTAAATGCTTTTCTTGATACGTATGCTGAAAAAATAGGTGCGAAAATTGTAGTATTTGTCACAGAAGAGGAATTAAATACAAACTTCCGAGGTGTTCGATCTCAATTTAGTATTACAGTATCACCCGAATCTATTGAACAACTGAATGAGCAAAAAGCAGTTCAAATTGAAAATGTTGGAATTATACCAGCGAAAATAATAAAAGACGTTTATATTATTATGGATGGACAAAAAAATAATTTGCAAGATCGTGACTTTGAAAATGTATATAATTTAACAATACATCATAGTTACTTTTGTAAGTAAGGGCAGAGATGATTTTCTGCCCTTTTCTCCTATACATATTTTTAACGAACATTCGATAAAATTGGACAAACATTGAATAAAATGAACGAAACATTCCTACACTATCACATAGAGGTGATTATAGTGTTAAAAGAATATAGCAATGATTTCTTTAAAGACGAAGCTGAGGATACAACAGATTTTTCTTTAATAAAAGGAGATACAATGCAGCAAGTGGAAGAATTAGAAGAAGAATTGAAAAGAAGAGGATAACGGTGCATTCCAATTCTATTTAAGATATAATAAAGGTAGATAGAGATGATGTCTTTTATTAAAGGGGGCAGGAGAAATGAAAGACACAAAACAAAACAATCTTTCATTTTTTAAGGAACAGAAAGAAGCACCAAACATTGATTTCTCTCTTGTAAAAGGTGCATTAACAGAAAATATCAATCGGTTAGAAAAACTGATGTATCGTGAACCATCAAAATATATCCATGGAAAAAAACTGAAAGAAAACGTATAAGGACAATTTCTTTCAGTTTTTTATTTTAATGCGCTCATTTAGAAAAAGTTACTAGAAAATAAAGTGAAACTTTAATCAGTGGGGGGCTTCATCCCCGCTGATTATGAGCCCTCACCAATCAAGCTGTTACTGCCCTAAAATAGCGGGATAAAAATATTTTATCCATTCCATCTTCCCATTATAACAGTATGATAAAACTGACCGTCAGAAAGGAGTTTGTCATTTCGAAGAATTCCCTCTGTTTGAAAGCCGAATGTTTTATAAAGATGGATTGCTTTTTTATTTGTTTCAAGAACAGTTAATATGATCTTTTTGATGTTATTTGCATCCGCCCAATCGATGGATTCTTTTAATAAGTTTTTCCCAATACGATAGCCCCAATAGTCTTTTAAAACACAGACGCCAAATTCGACTTTATGAGAAAGTCGTTTTAAGTTACTTCCTTCGCACCTTGAAAATCCCACAATTTTATTTTGGACGATAGCAACTAAGAATAGATTTTTGGAACTTTCCGTATCTGTTTTAATTAACTTTTCAAATCCTTGTGTATCTATAAATGCTTCGCCTTGTTCTCTGTCAAGATTTTCTGTTTCACCGTCAATTTGTAATCTTACTTTTGATAATTCTTCAGCATCTGCATGTATGGCAGAGCGAATCCTATATGTTTGTCCTTTTACGTGAAATTCGCGTACATTGATTTTCATTTTGTCCTCCTTATCATGTGGTATGTTAGTAAAAATAGATTTAAAAGATTGTATTGGCATGAGAAGATAAATTTTGTACTTGTTTCAAGTATGTAGTCATGTTTTGATCGTCACGAGTAGGATATGTAAAGGATAGGACATCTGCAACATTTGTTGCTAATATTCTAAATAATTCGCAAGCAACAAAGATAGAATGCCAAAAGTTTTCATAACGATAATCTGAATATGTTTCCTCATACATTTTCCAATAAGACTTTGGAAGGTATTCTTTAAAGTATTTCCCCATTTTCCCTGTAGAAATTTGAAAATCATATTTCATACCAATCCACCATGAAACCATTTCGTCTAGTCTAGCCCTTATAACACATTCGAACATTTGTTTCGCGTATGGTAATTCATCGCGCCAAATGCCCTTTGCAACGTTTTGTAAACACCACCAAAAATCATTGCAACAACTTATATACATAAGTTCTGTTGCTTTTTTGACGTGATAATCAACATCTGTCGGAGTAGGGATAGTTGGTAGAATGTTGTCTTTATCTAGTAATGGGACTGTCAGCTTATCTTTTCCATAGTCTTTAAGCATGGCAGATTTTGTTTCAATGTGAAGATCTATACGATTTCCATCTGTAAAGAGCATTAAATATCCATAGGAATTTTTGAAGTCGATTGTTGGGTTCTTTAATTGATCATTTTTATC
The window above is part of the Bacillus cytotoxicus NVH 391-98 genome. Proteins encoded here:
- the gpmA gene encoding 2,3-diphosphoglycerate-dependent phosphoglycerate mutase, with amino-acid sequence MIKLVLIRHGQSLWNLENRFTGWTDVDLSENGLHEARTAGAILKKNGYTFDVAYTSVLKRAIRTLWIILHEMDLAWVPVHKSWKLNERHYGALQGLNKDETAKKYGEEQVHIWRRSTNVRPPALAEDDPRYEVTDPRYKRLKKGEFPLTECLEDTEKRVLEFWHKEIAPMLCSNQKVIISSHGNTIRSLVKYLDHLSDDGVVSLNIPTGIPLVYELDEHLHPIRHYYLNMDGEVQEGVIPKHISF
- a CDS encoding type II toxin-antitoxin system SpoIISA family toxin encodes the protein MTVTSVRIGLFFLVIFFLFLIFFYWRNEERYEERKQLIRKTWYGLFITSVTMYFMMKGIDLTLWKHILMVVAMVVFVDIAFILTPNISEIWGAKFSDIGKTVQSIKRSLIASKARGEIYTTLIQNVNPAAFGTMEWETDAEYARSLNAFLDTYAEKIGAKIVVFVTEEELNTNFRGVRSQFSITVSPESIEQLNEQKAVQIENVGIIPAKIIKDVYIIMDGQKNNLQDRDFENVYNLTIHHSYFCK
- a CDS encoding aminoglycoside 6-adenylyltransferase, with translation MRSEKEMFDLIIGFAQRDERIRAVYMNGSRTNSNIPKDIFQDYDIVYVVTDTASFIEDQRWITMFGELLMMQEPDKNDQLKNPTIDFKNSYGYLMLFTDGNRIDLHIETKSAMLKDYGKDKLTVPLLDKDNILPTIPTPTDVDYHVKKATELMYISCCNDFWWCLQNVAKGIWRDELPYAKQMFECVIRARLDEMVSWWIGMKYDFQISTGKMGKYFKEYLPKSYWKMYEETYSDYRYENFWHSIFVACELFRILATNVADVLSFTYPTRDDQNMTTYLKQVQNLSSHANTIF
- a CDS encoding GNAT family N-acetyltransferase produces the protein MKINVREFHVKGQTYRIRSAIHADAEELSKVRLQIDGETENLDREQGEAFIDTQGFEKLIKTDTESSKNLFLVAIVQNKIVGFSRCEGSNLKRLSHKVEFGVCVLKDYWGYRIGKNLLKESIDWADANNIKKIILTVLETNKKAIHLYKTFGFQTEGILRNDKLLSDGQFYHTVIMGRWNG
- the spoIISB gene encoding stage II sporulation protein SB; translated protein: MKDTKQNNLSFFKEQKEAPNIDFSLVKGALTENINRLEKLMYREPSKYIHGKKLKENV